Proteins found in one Triticum urartu cultivar G1812 chromosome 4, Tu2.1, whole genome shotgun sequence genomic segment:
- the LOC125550524 gene encoding GRF-interacting factor 1 encodes MQQQHLMQMNQSMMGGYASSTTVTTDLIQQYLDENKQLILAILDNQNNGKVEECARNQAKLQQNLMYLAAIADSQPPQTASLSQYPSNLMMQSGPRYMPQQSAQMMSPQSLMAARSSMMYAQQAMSPLQQQQQQQQHQAASHGQLGMSSGATTGFNLLHGEASMGGGGGATGNSMMNAGVFSDYGRGGSGAKEGSTSLSADARGANSGAHSGDGEYLKGTEEEGS; translated from the exons ATGCAGCAGCAACACCTGATGCAGATGAACCAGAGCATGATGGGGGGCTACGCTTCCTCTACCACTGTCACCACTGATCTCATTCAGCAG TACCTGGATGAGAACAAGCAGCTGATCCTGGCCATCCTCGACAACCAGAACAACGGCAAGGTGGAGGAGTGTGCACG GAACCAAGCTAAGCTCCAGCAGAACCTCATGTACCTCGCCGCCATCGCCGACAGCCAGCCGCCGCAGACGGCGTCGCTGTCTCAG TACCCGTCCAACCTGATGATGCAGTCCGGGCCGCGGTACATGCCGCAGCAGTCGGCGCAGATGATGTCGCCGCAGTCGCTGATGGCGGCGCGGTCGTCGATGATGTACGCGCAGCAGGCCATGTCGCcgctccagcagcagcagcagcagcagcagcaccagGCGGCCTCGCACGGCCAGCTGGGGATGTCCTCCGGCGCGACCACCgggttcaacctcctccacggTGAGGCCAgcatgggcggcggcggcggcgccactGGCAACAGCATGATGAACGCCGGCGTCTTCTCGGACTACGGCCGCGGCGGCAGCGGCGCCAAGGAGGGGTCGACCTCGCTGTCGGCCGACGCTCGCGGCGCCAACTCTGGCGCGCACAGCGGCGACGGGGAGTACCTCAAGGGCACCGAGGAGGAGGGAAGCTAG